From Aedes albopictus strain Foshan chromosome 1, AalbF5, whole genome shotgun sequence, one genomic window encodes:
- the LOC109623012 gene encoding ruvB-like helicase 1, producing the protein MKIEEVKSTVKTQRIAAHSHVKGLGLDENGVPLQMAAGLVGQKDAREAAGIVVDLIKSKKMSGRALLLAGPPGTGKTAIALAIAQELGNKVPFCPMVGSEVFSSEIKKTEVLMENFRRSIGLRIRETKEVYEGEVTELTPVETENPMGGYGKTISNVVIGLKTAKGTKQLKLDPSIYESLQKEKVEVGDVIYIEANSGAVKRQGRSDTFATEFDLETEEYVPLPKGDVHKKKEVVQDVTLHDLDVANARPQGGQDVLSMVGQIMKPKKTEITDKLRMEINKVVNKYIDQGIAELVPGVLFIDEVHMLDLECFTYLHKSLESAIAPIVIFATNRGRCVIRGTDDIISPHGIPLDLLDRLLIVRTSPYNLSEIEQIIKLRAQTEGLSVEDAAIQALSEIGDNTTLRYAVQLLTPAHQNCKVNGRTQITKDDIMDVNSLFLDAKRSAKFLQEENTKYMM; encoded by the exons atgaagatcGAAGAAGTGAAAAGCACAGTGAAAACCCAGCGTATTGCTGCTCACAGTCACGTCAAGGGTCTCGGGCTAGATGAAAACGGAGTTCCGCTTCAGATGGCCGCCGGTTTGGTCGGTCAAAAAGATGCCCGTGAG gcAGCGGGCATTGTGGTGGATTTAATCAAGTCGAAGAAAATGTCAGGTCGAGCTTTGCTGCTGGCGGGGCCTCCGGGAACGGGGAAAACGGCGATTGCCCTTGCCATCGCCCAGGAACTTGGCAACAAGGTTCCATTTTGTCCGATGGTCGGTTCGGAGGTGTTTAGCAGTGAGATCAAGAAAACTGAGGTACTGATGGAGAATTTCCGCCGTTCGATTGGACTTCGTATCCGGGAAACGAAGGAAGTGTACGAAGGTGAAGTGACAGAGTTGACTCCGGTTGAAACTGAAAATCCAATGGGAGGGTATGGAAAAACAATAAGTAATGTCGTGATTGGTCTAAAAACGGCCAAAGGTACTAAACAGCTCAAGCTGGACCCAAGCATTTACGAATCGCTGCAGAAGGAGAAGGTCGAGGTGGGAGATGTCATTTACATCGAGGCCAACAGCGGTGCCGTCAAAAGACAAGGACGAAGTGACACATTTGCCACTGAATTTGATCTGGAAACGGAAGAATACGTTCCCCTTCCTAAAGGTGATGTCCATAAGAAGAAAGAAGTCGTCCAAGATGTAACACTTCACGATTTGGACGTGGCTAATGCACGTCCCCAAGGCGGTCAGGACGTCCTTTCGATGGTGGGTCAGATAATGAAACCAAAGAAAACTGAAATCACAGACAAGCTTCGAATGGAAATCAACAAAGTGGTCAACAAGTATATCGATCAAGGAATCGCCGAATTGGTTCCCGGTGTTTTGTTCATCGATGAGGTTCATATGCTGGATTTGGAGTGCTTTACCTATTTACACAAGTCGCTGGAATCTGCTATTGCCCCAATAGTCATCTTCGCCACCAACAGAGGCCGATGTGTCATTCGTGGAACGGATGATATCATCTCTCCCCACGGGATTCCTTTGGATTTGCTGGATCGCTTGTTGATCGTTCGAACTTCGCCATACAATCTGTCGGAGATCGAGCAAATTATCAAATTGAGGGCTCAAACTGAAGGGCTGAGTGTTGAAGATGCGGCCATTCAAGCGTTGAGCGAAATTGGAGATAACACCACCCTACGGTATGCCGTACAGCTGCTGACGCCTGCGCACCAGAACTGTAAAGTAAACGGGCGGACGCAAATCACCAAAGACGATATCATGGACGTCAATTCGTTGTTTTTGGATGCCAAGCGATCGgccaaattcttgcaggaagagAACACCAAATATATGATGTGA